A window of the Gossypium hirsutum isolate 1008001.06 chromosome A05, Gossypium_hirsutum_v2.1, whole genome shotgun sequence genome harbors these coding sequences:
- the LOC107960512 gene encoding putative receptor protein kinase ZmPK1, translating into MAGWERFNYPTDTILSSQTYRSNENAFIKLEANGVVTQENGATLVSSDFDEQNKSRRLTLDDNGNIRIHIFDLKNRESTIVWLAVQEMCTVHGTYGDNAICMDDVSNTDPSSCVCPPGFKNNTIVNESNFCVIKTPLNNNHGNTKFLQLDYVNFSRVSDQSFFQSKCLANPNCLGFGFKYDGKGYCVLQINQLRYGYRSPGTETAFFLRVHESETDEFNFTGMTTLLETTCAVNITLQYHRKNPALRFEI; encoded by the exons ATGGCGGGTTGGGAGAGGTTCAATTATCCAACAGACACGATTTTGTCTAGCCAGACA TACAGGAGCAATGAGAATGCGTTTATAAAACTTGAAGCAAATGGAGTGGTGACTCAAGAAAATGGAGCTACTTTGGTTTCTTCAGATTTTGATGAACAAAACAAGTCGCGGAGATTGACACTGGATGACAATGGAAATATCAGAATTCACATCTTTGATCTAAAGAATCGTGAATCCACTATCGTTTGGTTAGCTGTTCAAGAGATGTGCACTGTTCATGGAACTTACGGGGATAACGCGATTTGCATGGACGATGTTTCAAATACTGATCCCAGTTCATGCGTTTGCCCACCAGGATTCAAGAACAACACCATTGTCAATGAAAGTAACTTTTGCGTGATCAAAACTCCATTGAACAACAACCATGGTAACACCAAGTTTCTTCAGCTGGATTATGTTAATTTCTCTAGAGTGTCCGATCAGAGTT TTTTTCAATCGAAATGCTTGGCCAATCCGAATTGTCTGGGGTTTGGCTTCAAATATGATGGAAAAGGCTATTGTGTGCTTCAGATCAATCAATTGCGATACGGATACCGGTCTCCAGGGACCGAGACTGCATTTTTCTTGCGAGTCCACGAATCTGAAACCGATGAGTTTAATTTCACAGGTATGACAACCTTGTTGGAAACAACCTGTGCTGTTAACATAACCCTGCAGTACCACCGAAAGAATCCAGCACTACGCTTCGAAATCTAG
- the LOC121228938 gene encoding G-type lectin S-receptor-like serine/threonine-protein kinase At1g34300, whose product MARSFGLEFLPAGGPKRFTYAELQAATDNFSNPIGKGSFGDVYKGELGDHRVVAVKCLKNVTGGDAEPEKGQKILVYELVPNGSLDKYLFPASQIPSLDKQEVLIPRSTDSLKPILDWNIRYRIALGVARAIAYLHEECLEWVLHCDIKPENILLGEYFCPKISDFGLAKLRKKEDMVSMSMARGTRGYMAPEWLKPDPVTPKADVYSFGMVLLELVSGVRSSNMQGSLVHSEDWHPRWAFDKVFKDMKMDDILDRQIKHCFDNRLHFDFIDRMVKAAI is encoded by the exons ATGGCTCGAAGTTTCGGCCTCGAGTTCTTGCCTGCAGGTGGGCCTAAACGGTTTACCTATGCAGAACTCCAAGCAGCGACGGATAATTTCTCAAACCCGATTGGGAAAGGGAGCTTTGGTGATGTTTATAAAGGGGAATTAGGCGATCATCGTGTTGTTGCTGTGAAGTGCTTGAAAAATGTAACCGGTGGTGATGCAGA GCCTGAAAAAGGCCAAAAAATCCTTGTCTACGAGCTTGTTCCTAATGGTTCTCTCGATAAATACTTGTTCCCTGCAAGTCAGATCCCATCTTTAGACAAGCAAGAAGTGCTCATCCCGAGAAGCACCGATTCGCTGAAGCCAATTCTTGATTGGAACATCCGATACAGAATCGCACTCGGTGTGGCACGTGCAATTGCGTATTTGCACGAAGAATGCTTAGAATGGGTGCTACATTGCGACATCAAGCCAGAAAACATACTTTTAGGGGAATATTTTTGCCCGAAAATATCGGATTTTGGATTGGCAAAGCTGAGGAAAAAGGAAGACATGGTTAGCATGTCAATGGCCAGAGGCACCCGTGGTTACATGGCACCAGAGTGGCTCAAACCTGACCCCGTAACGCCAAAGGCAGATGTTTATAGCTTTGGGATGGTTTTATTAGAACTTGTGAGTGGGGTTCGGAGCAGTAATATGCAAGGATCATTGGTTCATAGTGAAGATTGGCATCCAAGGTGGGCATTCGATAAGGTGTTCAaagatatgaaaatggatgacaTCTTGGATCGACAAATCAAGCATTGTTTTGATAATCGACTGCACTTTGATTTTATCGACCGGATGGTTAAGGCGGCCATTTGA